ttgtCTCTGAAAGCAGTCGTTTTGAAAGCAAAAAGGGTTTTATAACTTAAACCTCCGttggaaatttacaaaatgaatCACTgagaatatttgaaaaataggcagaaaaatgagttttttgttGATTGTATTAAGATGTGACCAACTTAGATCATTTAcaagttcaaaattaaattacttgtacaaataagtttttaacatttagaataattgctgaaaatgactgCCGCCTATCGCAATGCATGCATCAATTTACCTTAACATTAATTGAcgaattttttcgaatatacCCAGTGTTTGGTTAATAATGGCATACAATTCAAATATTCTATTTCTTGggattttgttcattttggaCTGGAGTTTTGTAAACTTATGATTTCAAGGGGCCCCACAGAAAATAATCCAAAGGATTGAAATCTGGTGATCTgggaggtttttttttgttaagctCTATATGTGGAAACCAAGCCGATACGGACCCATGTTCgtatgaaactttttttttaaaattagttaacgattttctatttaaaatttgcaaagatatttaatgaaaaggtTGTATAAGATACAGagtgcattaaaaaatgtaccGGAAAATGAACGGCATGATTCTTTGGCACGTTATAAAAACAAAGTTCCTATTAACATACGTCCGTAAACAcattgttttcaagatacaggttgtcaaaaacagttttttgacgatatctcAGAAACCGTTTAAGATACAGACATCAGattttgtacacctattatcattaatattaattacgtTTTgagctttatttaaattttttttgtaatgctAGAGAAGGAGATTAGAGGATTACGCGAGATTTTTTGCCCCCAATTTTTCCGCTACTgagaaaattaacattttagaatcacaacaattattgaaaatggctTCCTCCTTTGGTAATGTAGGCCTTCAACCTACGTCTTAGCGACTGATGTACCCATTTGAAAGTATCCGGAGTGCTGCGGATCGTATTGCAGGATATAATAATGCGATTCCCCAGTTCTTAAAAAGTAGCAACTGGTATAATGTAGACTAAACTTTTTAACACCTAGGGACCGAGGAGAGCAAGCCTGTAGTTCAATTGTTGTGATCTTAAAATGCTCATTTTCCCAGTGACGTAAAAATTGAGGGCAAAAAATCTCACGCAACTCTAAAATCTCCGCCTCTggtatatggaaaaaaattgcactaGCACTTAAAACGTAACTAATGTTAATGATAATAGGTTTACAAAATATGAATTCTGTGTCTCAAACGATTCCTGATATATCGTCGAaaaaaaacctgttttttGACAACCTGTATTTCGAAATTGGTGCTTTTTCAGACCTATGTcaaaaggaactttttttcttataacgAGCCAAAGAATCACGCCCTTCATTTTCCGacacatattttgaaacaccctgtagatataGTTAATATACAGGGAGGCCTATTTGAGATGGAAACATTCTTATAACTTTAGCATTTATAACTCGACATCAAAGAACCAAGGCTCAAAATATATAGaataaagtacaaaaatattagtaaatgaattttatcaaaacgtGCGCTGATAAATTTGCTTGTCCAGCAAAACATaaagtgtttttgttttagttaGATCCGGCAACAATGTTTTCGATAATTCCCGAGCAACCTCGCTTGAGTATAAAAACAGCGACAACCTGCGCTTTCTCACATTCTCATAAGAACCGTCACGTCGATACACAGCGTTACGTTGATTTCGTTTCCTACACAAGTTTGAACTGGCGTATCGTGCGCCGAATACTACAGCGCAAATTTTCAActcaagttaaaaataaaaagtgatcTAATTCCTAGTGCGATGCACCAGAAGCAAATTAAGATGTCACCAGAGGCCGAAAGCCATTTCGACGAGTATGAACATTATAATTTTGCCTACGACAAACACATTTATGGAGGCCACAGTGGAAAGCAACGAACAAAGAAGGAGGCTGAATCTCACACCAACCATTTCGATCCCAGCGGACATTCTAGAAAGATCGTGCAGAAATTGATGAACACTGAGGCTAACAAAAAGGTCAAAGCTTGAAGCGCAACGAGTGGTGCGATTTTTGCATTGTTTCTTTTCAACAAAGACGAACTTTCTTGGCTGTTATTCATCTGGactgtgatttttatttatcggaTCGGACATTGCGCAGTTTTCATGCACTAAATAGTTGCGAATTCAAGTTCACCTCGATCAAGAAGGCCACCGAACAACCGAACATCGATTTCCACGGCCGAGACGCACACTTCGATTGTTAGAAGTAAAACAAAAGTAGAGGTGGTATTTGCCCGCATGAATATCTGTGTTAAATACCTATAAATaccttttgaattattattgtaatagCAAATGGACTATTACCGAGTCgtataatacattttctttttatacaCTGTGAGGATCTAACACCGTgtgttaaataaatgttattaaatttatgtatgtttgtgcattttttgtttatttcataaGAATGCGTCGAGATGTCGATGAACAATACACCCCGCCCATCATAAGCACAGATAAATGTAGCTACAACGTTATTGTTATTAagcaaataatgtaaaatttcatgaCCAGTTCGAAGTCGTTTTAAACgcgattttaagtttttttcgctttttagttattttcctagaatttgccaaatttcgAAGAAGTATTAGAAAtgatctaattaaaaaaaaatcaaatgcgcTGAGAGTCGAATATAACGACGGCGAAGGGGCCGAGTAAAAAAGGTCGTTACCTCAgagtttgttttttcttatgattAAAGAAACgtgaagaaaaacgaaaacttatttaaaaaattaaaaactaagaGATATGTAAATActaaaacgtaaataattcAAGATATCGGTGACATATCACTATAATCCACCAAAAATTTATTCTATGGTATTACAATATGTGAtcctttataaaaaattatacatttttttacttattgtcCATATGCGTAAGTACCCGCAAGCTTTCGGGAACATGGAGCGAGTAGGGGTACTTTGTgaagtaaaataaaacaaaacaacagttgaaaaacataattaaatctAACCTGACCTACGTAACTAACTTGTACTAACCTTAGTATAGAGAAACTCATCATATGTGCtttaactgtttttaaattatgtcatatgtttatttttttttggttaagAATGGTTTGGGTAGGTTAGTTTAGGTTTTGGTGAGTTGTGAAAACTTGCAGATATTTATATAGCAAAtaagttcaaaatttcacaattttttgttaagaaTCACGTCTTACCATAtcaaaaaagtcatttttcaaagaagaaactattaatttttggtgatCTAAATTGATATGGATCCAATATAATTTCtaactttttatatttacgTATGTATGGTAAAAACACattatgtattaaaatatCGTGTCATTATTGTTTGCTTTTTACAACGTAAgttgaaataaatcaatacAACTTTTATCTGTATGGAACCGATTTTATTCAGGAGCCTTTTGTCACTGGAATAACTTTATAGCGCAAAAttgttcagaatttttacaGCTGATTCTACAATTGATGGTG
This portion of the Euwallacea fornicatus isolate EFF26 chromosome 4, ASM4011564v1, whole genome shotgun sequence genome encodes:
- the LOC136338901 gene encoding nuclear protein 1; amino-acid sequence: MHQKQIKMSPEAESHFDEYEHYNFAYDKHIYGGHSGKQRTKKEAESHTNHFDPSGHSRKIVQKLMNTEANKKVKA